AGAGGGGCATGAGTTCCCAAGGAAGATAATAAGGTACGCAATCCTCGGTCTTGAAGATAAGCTTGTCTCAAGTACTGAGCCTTGGCTATGTTATTACTGTGGCGAGTGTACACAATCATGCCCAAGGGGTGCGGACCCAGCGGGCTTCATGATGGCTACGAGAAGGTACTTGACAACTCGTTATGATCAAACTGGATTCTCGAAGAGACTCTATAAATCAAGGTTCATTGAATTCATTTCAGCTGCACTACTCTTCGCTCTCACAGTTTCAGTTATTTACCTCCTTCATGGGCCAATAGTTCTCTCAAAAGTTGACCTAGACTCCTTCCTACCAACACACCTAGTTGAGTTAGGTGACCTAGTGATACTAGTGGTGCTTTCGGGTCTTTTATTGGCTAACATTTACAGGATGTATAGATTCACAGTTTCAGCTAAGGGTATTCCTTTCTTAGTGCATATAAAGGAGTTCATAAGGACAGTGGTACCGCATTTCCTTACCCAAGTTAGGATGCTGAAGTGTAGTAGAAACACCATAAACTGGATTATGCATGTATTGATCGTGTACGGTTACGCGACAATATTCATACTAGTGGTGGTTTTCTTACCTCTATTTCAAACAAACATTATTTACCCAATATATAACCCAGTAAGGTTAGGTGGGTATTTAGCATCTGCAGCATTAATAGTAGGGGCAGGTTACGGAATCTATGGCCGTATAAGGAAGAACACATTGGTAAGGCAATACTCCCACTCAACTGATTGGCTCTTCCTAACATTACTATACCTCACCATAGTTTCAGGCATACTTATTGATGTGTTCAAGTACCTTAACCTACCCCTGGAAACATACGTAATATACACCATTCACTTAGGCTTCGTGACACCACTACTAGTACTGGAGGTGCCGTTTGCGAAATGGTCACATTTAGCCTACAGACCCTTAGCAATATACTTCACTAGACTTAATGATATCGCTAAGACAAAAAGCGAAGCCCACATATTAGTTAAGGTGAGTAATTAAACCTGCTTTATTGCCAAAGTATATGTCATTAAACTTCACGCTTACTGGCTTAGAAACATACGGCCGCATTCTTTAACTGGAGGGATTAGGATTAACATGGGCCCAACCCCCACCCCACTACTGATTAGCCTCAGCCGTAGCCATAGGCCCATGCTCGGGCCAGTAGACCCCTGAACACGCCCACCCCGGCTTAGGGCCGCTCCCTCCCGGGCCTAACCCGGTTCACCGGAGCCCCACTACCCACAGCCCTACGGCTGTAGGCGTGGGTAGTGGACGTCTCAGGGGGCTGGCCTTCATGGCGGTGCCCATGGCCCGACACTGGACTAACCAGTAGCGGAGTGGAGTTTCGGCCTCCGTTTACCTACGGCCCTCATTGAGAGGGGGAGGGGTGGCGCCCCTCCAGGCCTGGCCCGGTTTGAATGTGTGGTGAGCTTTTTAACTCTTACTTGTTGAGGAGTCAATATAGTTTATGTTAAACTATTTATGAGTATTGGTTTAAGGAAAAACTATTAAAGTACCCTTGCCTATTGCTGATGGAGTTGAGGATGAGTGACTCAATTGATGCGTCAATAGTAGTACCGACGCTTAATGAGGCTGATAATGTAGGTAGACTCATTGAGGAATTAGCCAGCAACATTAAGGGTATTAATTATGAGGTGATAATTGTTGATGATGGGTCAACTGACGGTACTGTTAAGGTTGCCGAGGAGACTGCTAGGAGGCTTGGGGTTAACCTTAAGGTTATTGAGAGGGGTAGGAGACTTGGCTTATCAAGCGCGGTAATAGATGGTATAAGGGCTAGTAGAGGAGGCATAATTGTGGTGATGGATGCTGACCTACAGCACCCACCATCTGTAGTACCGAAGCTAATTGAGGCCGTCTCCAACGGGGCTGATGTAGCGGTTGCGTCTAGGTACATTAAGGGTGGTGGGATAGCCGGTAATTGGCCCCTCCTGAGGAGGATAATAAGCCGTGGAGCAGTTACCTTAGCCCACATACTGGTGCCTACAGCCAGGGATGTTAAGGATCCTGTCTCAGGTTTCTTCGCAGTGAAGAGGAGTGCCGTATGTCTAGGTAAGCCCCACGGCGACTACAAGATCCTGCTCGACATACTTGCCCTCTGCAGGGTTAGGAGGATTGCGGAGGTTCCCTACGTTTTTAGGACTAGGGAGGCTGGCTCATCTAAGTTAGGCACTAAGCAAATAATAAACTACGTTAAGCAGATTGCCTCAATATCATTAAGCCTACTTTCCCTAAGTGGTTATAGACCTATTAAGTTTGCCATTGTTGGTGTAATAGGCTTATTCGTATCGGAGCTTGTGCTTCACGTATTCTGGAGGATGCTTGGGTTAGCATACTTCATATCCCTAATACCAGCCATTGAGGCGGGGGTTGTTAATAACTTTACCCTAAACAAGGTGTGGACTTTTAAGGACAGGTCAGTGGGTTACTGGGTGGGGTTAGGTAAGTACCATGTAGCCAGTTTAACCGGAACAGCTGTAACATATGCTGTGACGAACCTGCTTCACTACGTTCTCGGCGTGAACGGTTACGTAGCATACATAATAGGAGTTATATTCGGCTTCATAGCCAACTACATTATGGCTGAGATTTACGTCTTCAAATACCATCACGCAGGTACCAGTAGTTAGTTACTCCACCCCTTAAGCATGAGGGTGCTTGCTCCACTACTCTAACTGAACCTTCAATACCCTAACGCCTAAGCACTAGCATAAGCCCTAAACCTCACAGTGAACATAAGGGGTAAGTACTTGGGGCAAAAGTATCTCAAGCCTTACCCCAGTCATAGAGAAAGGATTTTTAATGTAATAGTAATAACCTTTAAAAGCGTTAACATTATTGATGCTTGTGGCCAACAATAAGAGGGGCTGTGACCCAGTAAGCATTAGGCTTGAGGCCGAGGATTTTAGACTATGGTATACTAAGTTCAGGGATGTTATAAGCGACTTAAGCCTAGTTAGGAGAGTGTCCTCAATAGTGTATAACCTCCTCAACCAAGGCTGCAGTGAGGAGGAAGTTGTTAAGGCTGTTGAGGATATTTTAAGGAACCTTAACGTAGACCCATTAATGATTAAGAGGGGGGAATTCCAGGGACTTAGAGGTGACGTAGTTGAGGTTTTAAAGGTAGTATTCCCGAATGCGATACAGGAGACTAAACCACCCTTCTTCATCAATGAGAGGAATAAGAGGGGGAAGAGCCAGCAACCTCCAGTTAATAGACAGGTGAAGAAGGCTGTTAGGCGTACTTTAAGAATTAGAGGCACTGAGGCGCTCTCCTGGATAATACTAGGAGTATCCTCAATCACAGCAATAATATCCCTGGTAATTAACAATAAGCTAATACTGGGTATAAGCTCATCGCTAGCCTTAATATTCCTCATAGTGGCATTAATGGCACACATACGCATGATATGAGCCTTATGAATGCTTATGATACCTATTTGATACTGTATGATTTTAAATCCCTAAACGCTCTTTCAGTATAAGGACGAAGTAAGAGTTCGGTCTTCATTGTGGTTAGTAGTTACTTGGCCTCATTACTCCTCCCCCTCGGGGACGCGGGGTTTCATTGGGTGCCTTCCCCAATACCCACTCACAAGCCCCACAACGGCACCCTCCAATTAAGAGTCCATGAATTTTAGCTTACCTTGCATTAAAGGATTAAACGTAATTAAAAATTAATGAGTAATTACGTAAAAATATTACAGACAGAGGAAGAATGGGGAATGATGAATACAGTAGAAGGGTGAGACTTGTCGCTCGTTTTTATCATTATACTTAAAGCTCACTCCTCAAGTAAATGAAGTCTGGTAAACTAAGAATAGTGAATTCAAGAATTAGTTTCAGTTACTTAGGCAGGAGGCTTAATAATGCTTTTAAGTTAAATCTATCCAAAAGTAATTAAAGTTAGTATCAGTAATACCTTAGTGAAGCAGGGAAAGGGCCTAGTTAATGAACTTAATGACTTACTTGAGTCTTACCTGAGGGATATGGAGGGGGATGTGGTAAGTGTGGTGATATCGGATATTAATGGTTTACCAATAGCATATAAGTCTGTAATTAACCTGGATGTTGATTCACTATCAGCATTATGTGCCTTGGCCATTAACCATATGCAGAAGATTAGTAGTGAGACTAAGCTAGGTGATGTTGAGTACATAATAGTAAGCTATAGTGGTTACGTACTTTACATTGAGCACATTTATGGTGACTTACTACTCATAGTGGTTACTAATAGGGATGCTAACATGGGCTTAATAACATATGTAACAAGCAGGTATGCTGAGCACATAAGTAATTTAATAAAGTCTGCAAAGGATTCCAACGATTGATAATAATTAATGGCGATACTGAGAATCCTTTATATTGATGTTTATATAGGGATTAGTAATGAGCTGAATTCTATCATAGTTTATTTTCCTATTATTCCTAACTATTAAATGCAAATAATGTAGTGAATTGAACCTTAATGCGAACACTATAGAAAATCTTAAAAAATAATAAAATATTAACTGAATTGGTGAGGTTAAGGAACGTGAAGGTCTGGATAATGATTATCATTATTATGATATTATTAGCACTACACTTGGGTGCTCCTCAATGGATTAAAGTTTCAGCCATCACCATGTCTCCAAGTACTCGCACTACTTATAATCAAAATCTAAATCTTAACTAAATATAATTGCCCACATTACTTAAACATAACCCAAAATTCAGCAACGTTCTCACTATGCTCAATACCTAAGGCCTTCTCTCTCAGTCAACTTCAAGTAGACTTCATTTATAATGGTACAGGGTACACTGTTTCCTCTAACGGTACAGCAACCATGTATCCCGGATATAGTATGATATTTAACTTAACTCTCCATAATAAATCAATGATAGTTGCCTTTGCATGGGCTCCACCATGTAATATGAATCTCGGTTTACCCTGCTTCACAGGGCTTACCCTACCTTCGCCTAACTCACTTTCAGTATTCAATGGTACGGTAACCATGAATTGGTACATTAAGGATCGCACCCTCTACCTAACCGTGCTGCTTAAGAATCTAAGTAACAATACCTCTCATTAGTTAATTACTCGTCTTATTTGCCTTTAAGAGCATCCCTAAGATCATTGATTATCTGCATCTTAGTGACCACTTTTTGCTATTGCTTCTAATAATGTATCTATTCTCTTATTAGTTTCATCTATACGCCTGTTAATGCGTTCCTCCATGCCTCCTATTAGCTTTAGAACTTCATCAATCCTCTTATTTGTCTCATCAATCCTCCTATTAGTATCCTCCACCCTTCTACTAACTTCATCAATTCTGGCACTTAATGACTTACCAATGTCATCAATCTTGGCATTTAATGACTTATCAATGTCATTAATCCTAGCATTTAATGAATCCATGCGCTTATTAATGCGTTCCTCCATATCCCCCATTAGCCTTAGGATCTCATCAATCCTCTTATTCGTTTCATCAATCCTCCTATAAACATCGTTAATTTTAACGTCAATTTTAGCATCAAGTGCATCAATGCGTTTATTTAATGCATCAGTAATGGCATCTAGTCTCTTATTTGCCTCATCAATACGCCTATTAGTTTCACGAAACATCCCAATCATTAAGACCACTAAATCCTCAATACTCAATTTCTTACCATCCTCAATCTTCTTAAGTACAGTCTCCAAAGCCTTATCAACAATGGGGCCAACAATAGACTCCACAGTAATTAAGAGGTTAAGTAGTTAAAAACCTTGCCTAACCTAATACGTAATATACCCATGTAGTTGAATGCAGTAATAGAGCCCCGGCCGGGATTCGAACCCGGGACCTCCCGCTCACCTGGATTTTAACCTACAAGGCCTACGCGGGGGTAAGTAACCCCCTGGGCGCTCCAACCAGGCTGAGCTACCGGGGCTTCATGGTTTTTTAGGTAAGTGATTTTAAGGTTTTCTCCCAGGAGAACCATGCTTTAATTGAAAGGTAACCTTCATGTTGATCAGTAGGCTCATAAACACTCACTCATCGTCTTAGCTCAGCCTCATCATCAACCTCACTATTACTTAAAAGCACTAAGCCTAATGTGGGGGCTGTTTTTATTCTTTTACCCTAGGCATTAGGCTTAGTCATTATATTTACTTAAACATACTATGAATCTTGATAATGCGCCATGAACATGGTCAACACCTATGCAGTACGCATTTAAACCTAGTGAACCAGCCTCATCAATGACAATATCCAGTAAATACGAGGGAAGCGTCATTACAATGCTTCCACCATTAGCCAACACCTCAGTGGCTGATTTAAGGAATCTGATGTAGAGGCTACTGAGCCTTGAACCTGTTCTAAACACTCTATTGAAGGGGGGATCAGTTACCACTGCCTTAATTGAACCAGGCCTAATAGGCATCATTAGTGCATTGCAGGTAATGTCACTCACACTCCTCACATCACACCCAATTGCACGTATGCCTAGTTCCTCAGCAATCCTAGGTATCGTGCCTACTCCAGCGAATGGGTCAATTATTGGGCCATCAGCGACGCCCGTTAAGTTAATCATAAGTAGTGCGTGAAGTGGATTCAGGTGAGGTAAATCAACCCTAATGCTGCTTAAAACCGCCTTAATTAGGGTAGGTTTATACTTAACCTTATTAATCATCATCTCCTTAACTAAGGCCGCCCTATTAATAACGCCTATCAATCGCTCAGGTTCACCATCAGTAGTCACCTTAGCCCAACCATCCCCGCATTCAACATTACTTACTCTTAATCCACTTAACTTAACCAACGTCCTTAATTCTAGGCACGCTAACTCAATACCCATTAATCTCTTTAGTTTAATGAAGGCCTTCATTTCAACGTTCAATACTAATCCTCCTCATATGTCTCCTAATCACGAATATGACCGCCAGCACCAATATGTTGATTAGCACGTAGACTATGAGGAACAGTATGAGTGATGTTATGTTAAAGCCAGGCACTATTATGGAGGATAACCCAGTTAAGGGTGATATCAATGATATTGAGGCTATATGACCATAAGGTACCCTGTGGGTTTTCGAATAAGTCTCAATAACCAGAACTGCCACTAATGCACCATACATTATACCTATAATTTCAGGTAAGGTTAATGGCTTCCCTATTAAGAGTGGGTATGGGTTACTCCTCAGTATGGGTGAGTAGACGTTCAGATACATGGCTAGTATAACTGCAGTTACTAGTATCGTAAAGAATGTTGCCTCATAACGCCTTATGAATAAGATAAGCGGCCTATAGGCGTTGAAGGCTATGAAGAGTAGCGTGATGCCAATCAATAGTGATATTGATGAAGCTATCATGGGCTTAATTGCTTGGGGAATCAAGAGCCATATCCCATAAAGCATAACCACTAACCCAGGTAAGCCAAGGGTATATTGCCTCCACCCTGGCTCAAGGAATGCCTTCCTAAGGTAATACCTAGTTAGTACGGCGAAGTCCTCAACGCTCCTAGTCTGCTTAACAACAATCCTCTTAACCGATATTACTGTTCTCCTTGATTGTATGAGGGGCAGCACAACTTCATCGGAGGGGCCGTCTGAAACCAGTATTATGCCGTCAGCGTTGAAGACGCTCAGAACCTTATCTAACTCAGCCATAACCTTCAAGTCAGCTTCAACATCACTATCACTACTCCCAGTAACTAAAGCCACCTCTATGTTACTACCGTATATTGGCTTTAAACTATCGTAAACCCTAATAGCCCCAAATATGGCGTTTGCGTCTGAGTCATCCGGGTACCTGACTATGAAGTCTATCCCAACCTTAAGGACTTCATCCCTACCGATAACTGGAGTCTTAACACCAAGCCTATCCCCAACATCATTATCCCTATCTACGCAAAGCACCAGTATCTTCTCTTCAACCATTACTACATCATCCACTTGTGTCTCCACCTTAATAAATCTGATGTTAAGAGGACGCGGATGATTTAAAATGAGGAGCAATGCTTTATACCACCCATTTACTTAACGTAGCATGCAGGTAGCCATCGCAGCCCATAGTGGTGAATACAGGGGTGAGCACGTTAAGGCTGTTAAGGAGGTTATGGATTCCTTAACCCAATGCAGACCCACAGTACTCCTAGGTGGCTATTGGGGCTTAATGAAGGTTGCCGCTGATGAGGCTATTTCAAGGGGATTAAGGGTTGTGTTAATACTACCTATTGAGAACGAACACATTGAGGCCCCTAAGGACGCTGTAGTGGTGAGGACTGGTATGGAGTTTAGGGAAAGGTCTGTTGTATTGGTTAGGAGCAGTGACTCAGTAATAGCGCTCGGTGGTGCTGCTGGAACAATAATGGAGGTGCTCTTGGCGTACGCCATGGGTAAACCAACAATAGTTCTTAAGGGTACAGGTTTCCCAACAGATAGGCTTGAATTAGCCTTCCCTGATTACGTTGATGATAGGAGGACATCCAGGATAATTTACGTAACTAACCCTAGTGAAGCCGGTAAGCTGGCCTGTGCCTCAAGGGGGATTCAAGTTGAGGAAAAGGGATGATGCATCTAGGTATATAAAATGAACATGAGCTGAAGTTAAAAGCCGTGTGAAAAACATTAAAAATAGCGGAACAGAGCCTAATTCATGAAGTTTGCATTGAAGTGTAGCCCAGGCCAGAAGATCAGTAAGAGGCAAGGTAAAGTAGCTATAATTGGGGCTGGGCCAGCGGGCCTAGGTGCCGCTGGTTACTTAATATGCAAGGGTTATGATGTTGATGTTTACGATAGAATGCCTGAACCAGGCGGAATGACATTATTCGCCATACCTAACTGGAGACTGCCTTGGAATAACATTAGGGCCGGCGTGAGGGAGCTCAGGGAACTGGGCGTTAACTTCTTCAGTAATGTTAAGGTTATTTGCGATGATGAGTACAGGATTGAGGGCGACCAGTTTGTTAAGAGTAAGATACATCTAGAGGAGTTAATAGATAAGTATGATGCCTTAATAATAGCAACGGGGACGTGGGAATCCAGGAAACTTAAAATCCCCGGGGAGGACCTTAAGGGATCATACCTAGCCCTTGATTACTTATTTAGAATATACGCAAGCCAGCACGGTTACTTACCTAAGTCTGAAGTCTTCAAAACTGGGTTAAGGTCCATGGTGGTTGGGGCTGGTTTAACAGCTGTTGATGCTGCTATAGAGTCTCAATTAGAGGGGGCTAAGGAGGTTTACTTATCCTACAGGAGAACTATAAACGAGGCCCCTGCCGGTAAGGCTGAGATAAATAGGTTAATTCAGAGGGGTGTTAAGCTCCTTGAATTAACACTACCGGTGGAGGTTAATGGTAAGGAGTACGTTGAGGCCGTTAAGATGATTAAAATGAGGCTGGGTAAACCGGATGCCTCAGGTAGACCTGCCCCAGAGCCAATACCTGGCTCTGAGTTCACACTCAGTATAGATACTTTAATATCGGCGGTTGGTGAAATACCAACACCACCCATGAGGAAGGAGTGCTGTGGCGTGAAGTTAAGGCACAATGGCACTATAGACACTGACGCCCAGGGTAGGACAACTAGGCTTGGTGTCTTTGCTGCTGGCGACGTCACGAATGGCCCAACGTTAATTGGTAAGGCGCTGTCTCACGGCATGAGGATAGCGCAGTCGGTGGAAGCCTTCCTTGAGGCTGGGGGTAAGAAGGGAGGGAGTTGGAGGTCTTAGGCTTCACCGTAAGCCCTATCTCCAGCATCCCCTAGCCCCGGTACAATGAACCCCCTCTCATTTAACTCCGGGTCAACGGCAACTAGGTAAACATCAATGTTAGGGTACTTGGCAAGGATCCTCTCTATGGCGTACCTAGTGCCTATTACGTGCACGGTTATGGTTCTCTTAGGTTTCCCATGCCTATACACTATGTCTAGGGTGGATAATATTGTTGATCCAGTGGCCAGCATTGGGTCAACAACAATTAACGTATCATCACTGTGTATTTCAGGTATCCTGTAGTACCCAATGTCTATTTGAAACTCCATTGATCCAGGCACATGAGTATTCTCAACCCTCCTTGCACTAACCACACCTATTCTGGCGGCTGGGAAAGCCTTAAGGAGACCCTCAACCATGGGCATAGCTGCCCTAAGTACCTGAACTATGATGACCTTATCAACGTCCTTAATCCTAACCCCCCTAGCCTTAACCCCGAGGGGAGTCTCAACCTCCACACTGTAAGTCTCAAAGGACTTAATTATCTCATAACCTATTAACCTGCCAAGCCTAACCAATCCCTTCCTAAACTCAATTTGACCAGTCCCCTTATCCCTAAGCGTCGTTAATATATCCTGAGCCAGGGGATGATCAACTATTACCACCTTCCCCATGAATTACCAGCATAACTGACCCTTAAGCCTTTTTAAGGGTGACATTGTGTTTAAAATTGGGTAAATCCATGTAAGCGTGGGATGCTTAAAAATGAGCAATGTAAAGCTAAGCCAGGTGAATCCTAATGAACCTCGATTACTTAAGTAGGGTACTTTACTCCCCGGTTATTTCAGATATCTTAGATGAGTTAGGCATCTATAATCACGCATTACCAAGTAACATACTTCCAATTAACCCCGAATACGTGGTTGCGGGCTACGCATACCCAATGTACGTTAGTGAAGCCAATGACTTCGACCCCAATAACCCTTATAGGGGACTTATTGAAGCTGTTGATGCAGTTCCAGAGGACTCAGTAATAGTTATTGAGGTTAATGAGAATGTTAGAGGTAAGGCTGCTGTATGGGGTGAATTAACGAGTACTGCGGCAATGGCTAGAGGCGCTAGGGGTGTTATTGCACATGGTCTAATTAGGGATGTCAACCAGGTTTTAAGAATGGGATTCCCAGTATTCGCAATAGGCCATACACCATACGACATTAAGGGTAGGGGTGAGTTTAAGAGCCATGGGGTTGAAGTAACTGTAGGTAATGTGAAGGTTAAGGTAGGTGACTTAGTGTTCGGTGACATTAATGGCGTAGTTATTGTGCCTAGGGAAGTAATGAGCGAGGTCATTAATAGGGCTATGGAGAAGGTGAATAAGGAGAGTACTGCAAAACGTGAGATAAGGAGGGGTACTCTTCTTAAGGATATATGGGACAGGTATAAGGTCCTATAGTGATTAGGCCACTGCTTATAATCATTAAATGTGCTTTATAATAATGCTAGCATAATCCGTATATTCACCATTGCTTGGTTTAATGCCATTAGATTAATTATAGTGAAGCTGCAAAACATTTTTAATTTTAAAACAGTATATTACTAATAATGATTAAGTCAGGTGGTTTAACTTGACTAGTGAGTTGGTTAAAGATTCAGGGTTAATATTCCTCACAGAGTGCCCTGCTACCCCATTAACCCACATACTAGCGCTTAACAATGGGGACTACGCTGAAAGCATTGGTAGGTTACTTGGCTCAAGGGGTCCAGTGGACGCTACCCTTTACTTAACTAGGGCATGCAACCTGAGGTGTACTACCTGCTATGTATCAGCCTCTAAGCCCCTTCCAAATGAACTCAACGTGGATGAGTGGATTAGGGTTGTGGATGAACTGAGTGAACTGGGGGTAAGGTACCTTTACCTGCTTGGTGGTGAACCCCTTCTTCTACTTAACAGGGGGTTACTTGACATTATTAAGAGGGGTAAGGAGAATGGGATGGTTGTTTCCATAAGCACTAATGGAACTTTGGTAAGTGAAGATTCCGCAGTTAAGTTAAGGAATTCAGGCGTGGATCAGGTTCAAGTGAGCCTCGATGGACCTAATCCAGTGGTTAACGACTTAATTAGGGGTCGTGGATCCTTCAGGAAGGCCATTAACGCGATTAAGCACCTTAAGGAAGCGGGCGTGCCTGTGACCCTATCGTACACTGTTACAATAATTAATGCTGACTACGTGAAGGACTTAGTTAAACTAGCCGTTGACTTAAGGATCCCTGTAGTAACATTCGTTAGGGTTCAGGAATTCGGTAGAGCCAGTGAGTGGGGGTTAGGCATTAGTAATGAATTGGCGCATGAAGTACTAATTAAGTTAAGTGAAGTAAACCCCACTGGTGTTAAGGTGGTGTACAGTGGCTTCAGGTTTGGGTTACTGAGCCTCATTAGGAAAGCCTACGGTGAAGCTGAGGAGCTGCTTAATAGGCTTAAGGTAGTTAATTACGGTACGTGCCCAGCCGGTAAGAGTAGGCTTGTTATCGACTCTAACGGTGACATTTATGGTTGTGAATTACTGATGAAGCCAGAGTTTAGGGAGGGTAATGTTAAACAGGATGAGTTAGGTAAGGTGTGGGTAAGTGGATTTAGGGCCTTTAGAAATAGGACACCTAGCTCACTATGCGTTACTTGCCCATTCTTTAAACTATGCCAGGGAGGGTGCCCAGCTAGGGCTTACGTTAAGTATGGTTCATTAAATAGCCCTGACCCACAATGCCCATTCATCAGAAACTAGGTGTTAAGCTTAATAAGGGTTGGTAAGCAGGGATGTAGGGTATGGTTGTTTTACCACCATTACAGTACAGTATAATTAAGGCGTTGGCCGAGGCTAATGAGCCTATTGACGCTGATTCCCTAGCCAGTAAGGTGGGTAAGAGGGCTGAGGACATCATGAGGGATCTTGAGGAACTTAGGGCGAGGGGACTCGTTAGGATTGAACATAGGCTAGTCACTAGAGTTACCTTAACAAACCTTGGTGAGGAGTACCTAAGGAGCGGCTTACCCGAGGAGAGGCTCATGGCACGTTTAAGGGAATTGGGTGGTAATGCAAGTATTAGTGAATTAAACCAATCAACGGGCTTAAGTGGGGAGGAATTCACAGCCGCCTTAGGTAGGCTCAGGAGGCTTAAGGTAATTAACCTAAGCGGTAATTCAATTAGTTTAACTGGAGATGAAAGTGAACTGAGGAGCTACATTAGTGAGCTTAAGGCAATCCTAAGCAGTATTAGGGGTGAAGTGGAGTACACTGGTGAATTACCTAAGCCTGTTGAGGAGGCTAAGCGTAGGGGGCTTATTAAGGTTCGTCAAGTGAGGAAACTCATAGTGGCTGCAACTCAGGAAGCCTTGAACCTGTATAGGGTTGGTGAATTAACCAGCGCTAGGGTGATAACTAGCTTAACCTCGGTTGACTTAGCCTCAGGTTCCTGGAGGGGTGGGGTCTTCAAGGAGTTCGACCTAACAGTAGAGGTACCCCTAAGGCCTATTAGGCGTAAGCACCCCTTCACCGAATTCCTGAATCACGTTAGGGATGAATTAGTGGCTATGGGTTTTGAGGAGGTTAAGGATGACCATGTTGATGCAGCCTTATGGAACTTCGACACCCTCCTAGTACCTCAATACCACCCTGCTAGGCGTGAAACAGACGTATTCTATGTTGAGAATAAGCTGAAACCAAGGGAAACCCCAGGTGAGGTTATGGAGAAGGCTAGTGAACAGCATGAATTGGTTTGGTCATATAAGTGGAGTAGGGATGAGGCCCTCAGGATACTTCT
The sequence above is a segment of the Caldivirga sp. genome. Coding sequences within it:
- a CDS encoding 4Fe-4S dicluster domain-containing protein, translating into MAKVNPKLINELKELGAFDISACYSCGICTVTCPLVQEGHEFPRKIIRYAILGLEDKLVSSTEPWLCYYCGECTQSCPRGADPAGFMMATRRYLTTRYDQTGFSKRLYKSRFIEFISAALLFALTVSVIYLLHGPIVLSKVDLDSFLPTHLVELGDLVILVVLSGLLLANIYRMYRFTVSAKGIPFLVHIKEFIRTVVPHFLTQVRMLKCSRNTINWIMHVLIVYGYATIFILVVVFLPLFQTNIIYPIYNPVRLGGYLASAALIVGAGYGIYGRIRKNTLVRQYSHSTDWLFLTLLYLTIVSGILIDVFKYLNLPLETYVIYTIHLGFVTPLLVLEVPFAKWSHLAYRPLAIYFTRLNDIAKTKSEAHILVKVSN
- a CDS encoding DUF373 family protein gives rise to the protein MDDVVMVEEKILVLCVDRDNDVGDRLGVKTPVIGRDEVLKVGIDFIVRYPDDSDANAIFGAIRVYDSLKPIYGSNIEVALVTGSSDSDVEADLKVMAELDKVLSVFNADGIILVSDGPSDEVVLPLIQSRRTVISVKRIVVKQTRSVEDFAVLTRYYLRKAFLEPGWRQYTLGLPGLVVMLYGIWLLIPQAIKPMIASSISLLIGITLLFIAFNAYRPLILFIRRYEATFFTILVTAVILAMYLNVYSPILRSNPYPLLIGKPLTLPEIIGIMYGALVAVLVIETYSKTHRVPYGHIASISLISPLTGLSSIIVPGFNITSLILFLIVYVLINILVLAVIFVIRRHMRRISIER
- a CDS encoding syntaxin domain-containing protein; translation: MESIVGPIVDKALETVLKKIEDGKKLSIEDLVVLMIGMFRETNRRIDEANKRLDAITDALNKRIDALDAKIDVKINDVYRRIDETNKRIDEILRLMGDMEERINKRMDSLNARINDIDKSLNAKIDDIGKSLSARIDEVSRRVEDTNRRIDETNKRIDEVLKLIGGMEERINRRIDETNKRIDTLLEAIAKSGH
- a CDS encoding FAD-dependent oxidoreductase — translated: MKFALKCSPGQKISKRQGKVAIIGAGPAGLGAAGYLICKGYDVDVYDRMPEPGGMTLFAIPNWRLPWNNIRAGVRELRELGVNFFSNVKVICDDEYRIEGDQFVKSKIHLEELIDKYDALIIATGTWESRKLKIPGEDLKGSYLALDYLFRIYASQHGYLPKSEVFKTGLRSMVVGAGLTAVDAAIESQLEGAKEVYLSYRRTINEAPAGKAEINRLIQRGVKLLELTLPVEVNGKEYVEAVKMIKMRLGKPDASGRPAPEPIPGSEFTLSIDTLISAVGEIPTPPMRKECCGVKLRHNGTIDTDAQGRTTRLGVFAAGDVTNGPTLIGKALSHGMRIAQSVEAFLEAGGKKGGSWRS
- a CDS encoding roadblock/LC7 domain-containing protein, which translates into the protein MKQGKGLVNELNDLLESYLRDMEGDVVSVVISDINGLPIAYKSVINLDVDSLSALCALAINHMQKISSETKLGDVEYIIVSYSGYVLYIEHIYGDLLLIVVTNRDANMGLITYVTSRYAEHISNLIKSAKDSND
- a CDS encoding LOG family protein; the protein is MQVAIAAHSGEYRGEHVKAVKEVMDSLTQCRPTVLLGGYWGLMKVAADEAISRGLRVVLILPIENEHIEAPKDAVVVRTGMEFRERSVVLVRSSDSVIALGGAAGTIMEVLLAYAMGKPTIVLKGTGFPTDRLELAFPDYVDDRRTSRIIYVTNPSEAGKLACASRGIQVEEKG
- a CDS encoding glycosyltransferase family 2 protein is translated as MELRMSDSIDASIVVPTLNEADNVGRLIEELASNIKGINYEVIIVDDGSTDGTVKVAEETARRLGVNLKVIERGRRLGLSSAVIDGIRASRGGIIVVMDADLQHPPSVVPKLIEAVSNGADVAVASRYIKGGGIAGNWPLLRRIISRGAVTLAHILVPTARDVKDPVSGFFAVKRSAVCLGKPHGDYKILLDILALCRVRRIAEVPYVFRTREAGSSKLGTKQIINYVKQIASISLSLLSLSGYRPIKFAIVGVIGLFVSELVLHVFWRMLGLAYFISLIPAIEAGVVNNFTLNKVWTFKDRSVGYWVGLGKYHVASLTGTAVTYAVTNLLHYVLGVNGYVAYIIGVIFGFIANYIMAEIYVFKYHHAGTSS